One genomic region from Camelus dromedarius isolate mCamDro1 chromosome 17, mCamDro1.pat, whole genome shotgun sequence encodes:
- the CAMK1 gene encoding calcium/calmodulin-dependent protein kinase type 1 isoform X2 — protein MPGTVEGPIWKQAENIRDIYDFRDVLGTGAFSEVILAEDKRTQKLVAIKCIAKKALEGKEGSMENEIAVLHKIKHPNIVALDDIYESGGHLYLIMQLVSGGELFDRIVEKGFYTERDASRLIFQVLDAVKYLHDLGIVHRDLKPENLLYYSLDEDSKIMISDFGLSKMEDPSSVLSTACGTPGYVAPEVLAQKPYSKAVDCWSIGVIAYILLCGYPPFYDENDAKLFEQILKAEYEFDSPYWDDISDSAKDFIRHLMEKDPEKRFTCEQALQHPWIAGDTALDKNIHQSVSEQIKKNFAKSKWKQAFNATAVVRHMRKLQLGTSQDGQGQTASHGELLTSAAGGPAAGCCCRDCCVEPGPELPPTMPPTLPPQL, from the exons ATGCCAGGGACAGTGGAAGGCCCCATCTGGAAGCAGGCGGAGAACATTAGGGACATTTACGACTTCCGTGATGTTCTGGGAAC AGGGGCCTTCTCGGAGGTGATCCTGGCGGAAGACAAGAGGACTCAGAAGCTGGTGGCCATCAAATGTATCGCCAAGAAGGCTCTGGAGGGCAAGGAGGGCAGCATGGAGAATGAGATCGCTGTCCTGCACAA GATCAAGCACCCCAACATTGTAGCCCTGGACGACATCTACGAGAGTGGGGGACACCTCTACCTCATCATGCAGCT GGTGTCGGGCGGAGAGCTGTTTGACCGAATTGTGGAAAAAGGCTTCTACACAGAGCGGGATGCCAGCCGCCTCATCTTCCAGGTGCTGGATGCCGTCAAGTACCTGCACGACCTGGGCATCGTACACCGGGACCTCAAG ccaGAGAATCTGTTGTACTACAGCCTGGATGAAGACTCCAAGATCATGATCTCCGACTTTGGACTCTCCAAGATGGAGGACCCCAGCAGTGTGCTCTCCACGGCCTGCGGGACCCCAGGATACGTGG cccctgAGGTGCTGGCCCAGAAGCCCTACAGCAAGGCGGTGGATTGCTGGTCCATTGGGGTCATCGCCTATATCCT GCTCTGTGGTTACCCTCCCTTCTACGACGAGAATGATGCCAAACTCTTTGAACAGATTTTGAAGGCCGAGTATGAGTTCGACTCTCCTTACTGGGACGACATCTCTGACTCTG CCAAAGACTTCATCCGGCACTTGATGGAGAAGGATCCAGAGAAGAGGTTCACCTGTGAGCAGGCCTTGCAGCACCCGTG GATTGCAGGAGATACGGCTCTAGATAAGAATATTCACCAGTCGGTGAGCGAGCAGATCAAGAAGAACTTTGCCAAGAGCAAGTGGAAG CAAGCCTTCAATGCCACGGCCGTGGTGCGGCACATGAGGAAGCTACAGCTGGGCACCAGCCAGGATGGGCAGGGACAGACGGCGAGCCACGGGGAGCTGCTGACATCAGCAGCCGGGG GGCCAGCGGCTGGCTGCTGCTGTCGAGACTGCTGCGTGGAGCCTGGCCCAGAACTGCCCCCCACGATGCCCCCCACGCTGCCCCCCCAGCTCTAG
- the CAMK1 gene encoding calcium/calmodulin-dependent protein kinase type 1 isoform X1: protein MPGTVEGPIWKQAENIRDIYDFRDVLGTGAFSEVILAEDKRTQKLVAIKCIAKKALEGKEGSMENEIAVLHKIKHPNIVALDDIYESGGHLYLIMQLVSGGELFDRIVEKGFYTERDASRLIFQVLDAVKYLHDLGIVHRDLKPENLLYYSLDEDSKIMISDFGLSKMEDPSSVLSTACGTPGYVAPEVLAQKPYSKAVDCWSIGVIAYILLCGYPPFYDENDAKLFEQILKAEYEFDSPYWDDISDSAKDFIRHLMEKDPEKRFTCEQALQHPWIAGDTALDKNIHQSVSEQIKKNFAKSKWKQAFNATAVVRHMRKLQLGTSQDGQGQTASHGELLTSAAGASSAVSPFVGPAAGCCCRDCCVEPGPELPPTMPPTLPPQL, encoded by the exons ATGCCAGGGACAGTGGAAGGCCCCATCTGGAAGCAGGCGGAGAACATTAGGGACATTTACGACTTCCGTGATGTTCTGGGAAC AGGGGCCTTCTCGGAGGTGATCCTGGCGGAAGACAAGAGGACTCAGAAGCTGGTGGCCATCAAATGTATCGCCAAGAAGGCTCTGGAGGGCAAGGAGGGCAGCATGGAGAATGAGATCGCTGTCCTGCACAA GATCAAGCACCCCAACATTGTAGCCCTGGACGACATCTACGAGAGTGGGGGACACCTCTACCTCATCATGCAGCT GGTGTCGGGCGGAGAGCTGTTTGACCGAATTGTGGAAAAAGGCTTCTACACAGAGCGGGATGCCAGCCGCCTCATCTTCCAGGTGCTGGATGCCGTCAAGTACCTGCACGACCTGGGCATCGTACACCGGGACCTCAAG ccaGAGAATCTGTTGTACTACAGCCTGGATGAAGACTCCAAGATCATGATCTCCGACTTTGGACTCTCCAAGATGGAGGACCCCAGCAGTGTGCTCTCCACGGCCTGCGGGACCCCAGGATACGTGG cccctgAGGTGCTGGCCCAGAAGCCCTACAGCAAGGCGGTGGATTGCTGGTCCATTGGGGTCATCGCCTATATCCT GCTCTGTGGTTACCCTCCCTTCTACGACGAGAATGATGCCAAACTCTTTGAACAGATTTTGAAGGCCGAGTATGAGTTCGACTCTCCTTACTGGGACGACATCTCTGACTCTG CCAAAGACTTCATCCGGCACTTGATGGAGAAGGATCCAGAGAAGAGGTTCACCTGTGAGCAGGCCTTGCAGCACCCGTG GATTGCAGGAGATACGGCTCTAGATAAGAATATTCACCAGTCGGTGAGCGAGCAGATCAAGAAGAACTTTGCCAAGAGCAAGTGGAAG CAAGCCTTCAATGCCACGGCCGTGGTGCGGCACATGAGGAAGCTACAGCTGGGCACCAGCCAGGATGGGCAGGGACAGACGGCGAGCCACGGGGAGCTGCTGACATCAGCAGCCGGGG CCAGCTCTGCTGTCTCTCCCTTTGTAGGGCCAGCGGCTGGCTGCTGCTGTCGAGACTGCTGCGTGGAGCCTGGCCCAGAACTGCCCCCCACGATGCCCCCCACGCTGCCCCCCCAGCTCTAG